In the Nitrospirae bacterium YQR-1 genome, one interval contains:
- a CDS encoding branched-chain amino acid ABC transporter permease: MKAATFTKVLTAPVILLAGCTLSYSAGNFNLLDRYIELIVMYIGINLILTLSLNLVNGYMGEFSVGHAGFMAIGAYTSSILTVTVFSLSMGAWIFPLAVIAGGLLSAMAGLIVSIPSFKTRGDYLAIVTLAFNMIVKSIIENVDFLGGPRGYLGIAKLTSLMWVFFFSFMALWVIRNFVYSNYGRGMVSIREDETAALLMGVDTKKVKILTFMLSSFFAGVAGALYAHLLQFISPKSFDIIKSTEILIMVYLGGIGSIAGSVLGATVYTILIELLRPMGIWRMVIMPLVLVLLMIFRPKGITGLREFKWFIPAAEKKL; encoded by the coding sequence ATGAAAGCTGCAACCTTTACAAAAGTACTTACTGCGCCGGTTATTTTACTTGCCGGCTGTACTCTGTCCTACTCAGCCGGTAATTTTAACCTGCTTGACCGCTATATTGAGCTTATAGTTATGTATATCGGAATTAATTTAATACTGACACTCAGTTTAAATCTTGTAAACGGTTACATGGGGGAGTTTTCAGTCGGACATGCCGGATTTATGGCTATCGGAGCTTACACATCATCAATATTAACTGTTACGGTGTTTTCGCTTTCAATGGGAGCATGGATTTTTCCTTTGGCGGTTATTGCAGGGGGGCTGCTTTCAGCAATGGCAGGGCTTATTGTTTCCATACCGTCGTTTAAAACACGGGGGGATTATCTGGCCATTGTTACGCTTGCTTTTAACATGATTGTAAAATCGATAATCGAAAATGTGGATTTTCTGGGCGGCCCCAGAGGATACCTCGGAATAGCAAAGCTTACGTCTCTGATGTGGGTGTTTTTCTTTTCATTTATGGCTCTATGGGTTATAAGAAACTTTGTCTATAGCAACTATGGCAGAGGGATGGTCTCAATACGAGAGGACGAAACGGCGGCACTGCTTATGGGAGTGGATACTAAAAAGGTGAAGATTCTGACTTTTATGTTATCCTCGTTCTTTGCCGGTGTGGCAGGTGCTCTTTATGCGCATCTGTTACAGTTTATAAGCCCAAAATCATTTGACATTATAAAATCCACAGAGATTCTCATAATGGTTTACCTTGGCGGAATAGGTTCAATAGCCGGCTCAGTGCTTGGCGCCACAGTCTATACCATATTGATAGAGCTTTTAAGGCCCATGGGAATATGGCGAATGGTTATAATGCCTTTGGTATTGGTACTTCTTATGATATTTCGACCAAAGGGGATAACAGGACTCAGGGAATTTAAGTGGTTTATACCTGCTGCTGAAAAGAAACTATAA